The genome window GGACAAAAAGTTCTTTATGTTGAAGATAAGAATGCAGATGGATCAGAAAGAATAAAAGAAACTTTATGCACACTTACTTACAAAGAATTCGATGAAAAACCATTAATGTACCAGTTGGAGATAGATCCAACAACAAAAGGAGGTCGAATTGAAAGAAAAATAAATCAAGTTCTTTCTAAAAATAAAATAAATTCTGATAATTTAAAGCTCTTAAGAAAATTTAATAGTGATGATGATCGAGAAATTTATTTAAATTCATTAGAGAAATTTGTTGATAGTAATCCGAATAAATTTAAAAAATTCAAAGAAAAAAAAATTAATTATGATATTGACCAAAATAAAGTATTTGCATTTGGTAAAATAATTGAAAAATTATGTGAATTACATTTCGAATGAAATTGGAATAGTAAAAAATATTTATTAAGTTTAAATGTAAATTATATTTATAAAATCTATTTGTAATGCATTAAAAAGATATTTGTTAATTAGATATTTAGAATAATGATCCTGACACCTATTTGAACTTTTCTCTTTTAACAAAAAAAGATGACATCATCAAATGTGGGGCAGGATCAATTCAGAGAACTTTTGAATCGAAACAAATTTTAGACCTGACAGCAAAACAATATCAAATTTCAACGATTGCAATAGCATTAATTGCTTTACTTAGTGGATATTTAATTCATTATATACCCTACTATGTAGTAATATTTTCCCCTTACATTATTATATTTTTTATTCTTATTTTTCCTGAAAAAAATATTAAAAATAAAGTCATAAAAAGTAACAAAATATTTTTTTGTAAATTAAGTATATTCTCATCTATTTTTAAAACTCATGAAAATATTCATCAGACCGAGAAGAAATAAATAAAATGCAATAAAAAACGCACTAGTAAAAAGCTAGTGCGGCATTAAAAAATTAAAATAATTATTTTTTAAACAATCTAACAGATTCTTTCACTCCACCATTTTCATCAACTTTTAACAAACGGATAAATCCACTTTTTGTAATATCATGTACTATTCTATATTCAGTATTTTCTAAACTATAAACTAGAGTCGATCTTGGAGCTGGTATTGCTAGTGATGTTAATACTCCTCTTGTTGGGAAAAAAAACATTCTAGTACAAAAAGAAACATCACCTAGATCATTAAATCCACAAAGATTTCCATCAGCGGTTAATTCAATTTCATCACTTGAAACTACATTTACAGAATAAGTTCCTTTTCCAGGAGTGTAGTCACTGCTCCACTTTGAATTTTGTGGTAAATTGTGTGCGAAAACAGAAGTTGAAGCTAACATTAAAGAAGCAAGAAGTATTTTTTTCATACTATTCCCTTTATTATATTGTTTATTTATTATTGAACTTCTTTTTGTTAACTTATAATATTTAACTTGTCAATATGTGAATTTATAATTTACTTTATTTTTGAATTAGTAATAATTAATCATTCTTGTATTCAATATTTGCTTAAATATAAATATAGTACTACTTTTAAGTTTATTTATTAATTTTTGTTTATAATAAGAAATTTATTTAGTGAAATTTTATTTTGTGTTTGTAATCTTAAAGATTTATTTAAATGAAAATTTTTTGAGGAAATTACTACTTAATTATTGGGATATATAATTTGAATATTTTTTATTTTTTATAAAAATATTCAATATTACAATCTAGCTGTTTTTAATTATTTTTTAGTCATAATGAATTACTTCTTGTATAGTTTATTCTTTAATTTTTTATTCATGAGATAGTAAAATAGTATTGATTGTAATCAAAGGAATAGAAAGTATTTTGAAATTCATATTCGTGTTGATGATAAGATGCTTGTATTTTTAATTTTAAAATATAGGTAATATTTATCTTAAAAAATTTTTCAAATATATATTAAAAAGACTTAATTAAAATAAATTTAAAAATTACTCATATTACTATTAAAGTAATTAAAAAAGAGAGTTTTAACTACTCTCTTTTTATTTTCACTAGTATTTTTTTATTGAAAAGAAACTTAAACTTGTGAACTAGGAAGGAGAACGTGCGAACAGTTAGGACAAAATTCAACCGATTTACCTCTGGCAATATTGTTTAAAATTTGCGGAGATAAACCTATATGGCAATTGCCACATGCTCTTTCAATTACTCGACAAATAGGACCATTAGGATTACGGGTAATTTTGGCAACACGTATATAGTGTTGAGCAATTCTATCGTCTAAACGAGATAAATACGTGTCGCGCACTTTATTAATTTCAGTCAAGCGACCTGCAGATTTTGTTTCAGCTTCTTGTGCTTTTCTGCGTTCACCTTCTGATGCACTTGTTGATGCAGAAAGTTCAGCTTCAGCTTTTTGAAACAAAGATTTCGACATTTCTATTCTGTTTTCTGTTTCATCAGCTTTTTTCTGAGTATCACGAATTTCTCTTTCAACATGATCGAGTTCACGTTTTAAGCTTCTGTGATCATCATCATTTTTTGCTGCAAAGAGCCTAGCAGAACGTTCAGCTTTTCGTTCCTCAAGATCATCAAGCTTTTTGTACAAACGACGAAGCTCAGCTTCATTGAAAGACATATCAGTTCTGGTTTTTGAAATAATTTCTTCACTGATTTTTGATTTTTTCGCAAGCTCAGAAAGTTCTTTTTGAGCAACGCGTTGATCTTGGGTTACAAGCCCAGAATCAATGTCAAGTCTATATAATTGTTCAATAATTTCATAACTTGGATTCAAAGGTTTCTCCTTTTGAGACAAAATATGGCAACTTCTCTTTTTATCACAGTAATATATGATTTTCAATAACTTATAAGCTTCCTAGAGCCCACTGACCAAACGTGCTGAAATTAAATTTGGCAGTTTTCGCAAACCATTGATAGTAGCAGATTGTAATTCGCCATCTACACGAATCAAACTCATTGCCATACCACCTCTGCGATTTCGGGATAACTCAAATTGTGCAATATTGACATTGTTTTTTGCTAAGTAGGAACCAACATCCCCAATCACACCCGGTCTATCATGATTTTGCATGATGATAAGATCACCATCGGGTTCAATTTCAAATAAAAAGTCATTGATTGAACACAGTCTTGCAATTTTTCCATCATATAAAACAGAGCCTACAGAAATTTTCTCATTTGCTCCACTCCCAAAAACTTCTATGAGCAATTCATTTTTTAGTGAATTATTTTTCAAAGCTAGCTCAATTTTGATGCCTCTTTTTGCCAGTAAACGTTCAGCATTGACATAGGAAACAAACTCATCAGACGCATGAGCTAAAAAGCCTTTTAATGTAGAAAGTTTTAGAATTTGTAGATCTTCTTGTTTTAAAGCTCCAGTAACGGTTAAGCGCAATGTAGCAGGATGAAAATCAAAAATTTGGGCAGCAACATGTGCTGATTTTTCAGCTAAAACAGAGATTGCACGAAGATCGCCTGAGCCAAGTAAGGAAACATGTGGTAAATTTACAGGGTAATCAACAATTTCTCCACGCAAAGCTTTTAAAACTTGCACAGCTATGGTTTCACCAATGCGGAATTGAGCTTCTAAGGTGCTAGCTCCGATATGGGGCGTTACAATTATATTTGGATGTTTGATGAGATCGGCCATTGGTTTTGGTTCATTATCAAAGGTGTCTATTCCTGCACCAGCAATATAGCCCTCATTTAAGGCATTTAATAAACCTTTTTCAGTAATTATGCCTCCACGTGCAGCATTTAGAACAAAAGCGCCCTTGTGCATTTTCTTTAATTCAACCTCAGTGATCATGCCTTTGGTTTCTTTATTTAAGGGAACATGAACTGAAAGAATGTCACATTCAGCAAGAAGTTCTTCTAAAGTATTTTTACGTTCTGCCCCATTGCGGCGAAATACCTCATCTGAAATATAAGGGTCATAAGCAATAACGCGCATATCAAAACCTAAAGCAAACTTAGCAACTCTATGTCCAACATTGCCTAAGCCGACAATACCAATAGTTTTTCCGCCTAATTCAGTTCCTGTAAAATGGTGACGATTCCAACCACCTTGACTAGTACTAATATGGGCTGTTGGAATTTTGCGAATAAGTGCAAGTAGTAAACCAAATGTGAGTTCTGCTGCCGAATTGGTATTTTTTCCTGGGGTATTAACAACTAAAATTCCTAGGTCTGTTGCTAAATCACAGTTTATGTTACCATAACCGACAGCAGCGCGAGCCACTATTCTTAATTCTTTTCCGGCAGATAACAATGTTTCGTCAACATCTGTTTCTGAACGACTGATTAATACGTTTGTATCTACAATTTCTTTTAGAATGACATCCCTAGGGGCATCTGGGAGGTACACAATTTGTAATGGAGAAGAGACGGAAAGTTCAGGTGGCTGATTTTTTAGAAGATCTAAAGCAACCTCATGTAATTTTCCAGTTATTAAAATTTTAACTGCCTTTTCCATTTTAGCGTTCCTATTGAAATATTTAAGTTAAGTGCGTCTCAAGTTCATTACCTAATTTGGTAAGAATTTGTTCAGGCCTACCATAATCTAGGAGTCTGCCGTTGCCAAGCAGAACAACGTAATCCGCTGATTTCAAGGTATCTAAGCGATGTGCAATCACTATAGTTGTTTTATTTGCAAAGGCTTTTTTAATTGCTGTTTGAATTAACTTTTCTGTTTCTAAATCAACACTAGCTGTGGCTTCATCCATTAAAATAATTTTTGCTTTACTCAATATAGCTCTTGCCATACAGATTAATTGTCTTTGCCCCACAGAAAAATTTGTGCCTTTTTCCGCAACGGTATAATTTAATTTTCCAGGTAAATTAGAAATATAATCTGCGAGCTGGACATCTTTTAAGGCTTCCCAAATTTCATTTTCAGTAAATTTTTGTGTTCTATCAAGATTATATCTTAAACTTCCTGAAAATAAATGGGGTTCTTGCGGAACAATAGCAAATATTTCTCTCGATTTTTCTAATGGTAATTGTAAAATATCAATATTATCTACTAATATTTCACCACTATGGAAAAATACCATTCGATAAAAAGCTTGAAATAATGTGCTTTTTCCTGCGCCCGTTTTGCCAATAATCCCAATTTTTTTTCCTGCTGGAAAGGATACAGTTAAATTATTTAAAATAATTGGTAAATCATCTCTATAGCTTGATTTTAAATTTAATATATTCACTTCACCATGTTCTGGCCATTGCGGGGGGATAGGAATAAATTCTAAATCTGCATTTTTATGTTCTGAAGGTAAACTTTTATATTCAATGATTCTTTCTACGCTAACCATTTTGGCTTCTATCATAGATAAACTCCTAGTTAACCATTGCATGATGGAGTCTAAACCAATTGTTAAACTCATTAAAAAACCCGCTTGTCCAATTCCAATTTTTCCTTGTGTAACAAAATAAATAGCTATTAACGTTATAGTAAAAGAAAAAAACTCGGATGTTACTTTTAGTCTTATATTTAACCAACGTAAAATTCTGCTTTGTAGTAAAGATGCTTTTGCAAAATCTTGGGCTATTGCTTTTAAACGATTGATAAATTCTTCTGTTTTTCCATAGGCACGTATCGTTTGGAAACCAACAACTGATTCAGTAAATAAACTCCAAATTGGTGTTTCAAGAACCTTTGCAAGCCTTTGGATTTCTCTTGAAGCTGATTTAAATATTTTTTGAATCCGAAAATAAAATAAAGCACAAGGTAAAATTGAAAAAATAGCAAAAGGTGTTTGATATAAGACAATTATAGTAATAATTATCAACTCAACAAAAGTTCCTAAGATATCTGCAAATATATTTGGAATCTCGTCTTTAGCTTGAATATAATCGCCACTAAAACGGCGTATTAGTCGGCCAGATGGATGTTCATCCATAAATGTAACACGAACATTGGAAAAACTTTCTACCATTTGATCATGCAGAACTCTTGCTCCATTTGATAAAAAACCAATTAAAACAAGCCAATCTAAAGCTTTAATTATTATAACTATTCCGCAAAATGAAAAGAAAAATGTTGTTATTTGTTCTGCATTTGCATGTTGTAACCAATTTTTTAATTCATTAAAAAATTTAATTTCATGGTTGCATTGATTATTCGAACATTTATCAACCCAGAGAGAGACAATATAGCGAAATAAACTTTCACCTATACTGGCTGAAATAATTAAAATAAATATAACTGGTGTAAAATATTTAACCCCCTGCATTGCCATAAAGTAACGTTTAAAAAAAGCAAATCCAATACTGCCTTGTTGAACACTTTCTTTTGCAATAAATTTTTTAGTTTCTTCCATAATTTTCTATGCCTGCTAAGAATTGTGTTAATCTTGATTTTTTGTTTTTTATAAGATCTTTATATATACCTTGTTCACAAATTTCACCGTTTTCTAAAAAAATAATTAAATCAGAATATTTTAAAAATTCTAGGCGATGCGTAGCCCATAATATAGTCTTCTCTTTTCCCCATTCGCCTAAAAAAATATTTGTTACTAGTTCTTTTTCTGTTTTAACATCAACTGCACTAAGAGGATCGTCAAGAATAATTAAGCTAGAATTTTTAAATGCACTGCGGGATAAACTAATGCGTTGTTTTTGTCCACCTGATAAATTTACACCTTTTTCTCCAATTTCAGTTTCTAATCCTTGGCTAAAATTTGTTAAGTCACTTTTAAAACTAGCGGCGTATAAAGAATTTATGATGTCTTTTTCACTCGAATATAATTCATTTTCTGTTTTGTATTTTAAAGGAATATTTTCTCTAATTGTACTGTTCATAATAAAAGCTTCTTGAGGCACATAACTTTGAATAGCTCTTAATATATTAATTCCTGTAGAAGTGTGAACGAAACAATTTAGTTCAGTAATTTTGTTATTCTCATTTACAAGTAATTTAAAACGGACAGTACCTTCTGTTGGAACTAAATCACCCATTAATAATTGAAGTAAAATAGATTTTCCTGCAGCAACAGGTCCAATGATTGCAATAGTTTTATTAGCAGGTATTTCTAAATTTATATTATTTAAAACATAAGGTTCTGATTCAGAAAATTTTAAAGATACATTTTCTAAAGAAAATGATATAGAAAAAGACATTTTTTCTTTTTTTTCAATAATTTTGTTAATTAAGTTTTTTTCTTCAAGGGAAAATTTTTCTTCTAAATTTTTAGGAAATTCTTCATATTGAATTCGGGCAAGATACATTTTTTTTAGTCTTTTTGAGGCTACAAGAGCTTGCGACCAAGCATTTACAAACCAAGGTAATGGGGTAATTTGATGGCCTAAAATGCCAGAAAACCAAATTGCAGCAAAAATTGTTGAAGCATTTTTTTGTCCATCCAAGTATACAACTCCTGCAAATATAGCACTACTCACAACCATCCACCAATTATGCGTAATAGCAAAAGCGGTGCAATATTTTGCAGCAATTTTTAAATCTTGTTTATATTCAGATAAAGTTGCTTCGTTAATTTCTTGTTTAAAATGCTTTCCCCAACCAAAGTAACGAATCAGGCGCATGCCTTGAATCCATTCTGTAACAAGTTGCAATCTCTTGTCACCTCGCCGCATCATTTCATGGTGCAATCTGTTTCCTAACCAAGTAAAAAAGATTGAAATTGGGATTTGTAAACTTATTATAATAAAACCTAACCAAGCAATTTTTCCAATGGTTGAGATCATAATTATCATCACTAAAATGCAAGACACTAATAGAACGGGAAAGTCGACCATTGCGTGGGAAAGATAATCTCCTAAAAATCTTGTATCATTTTGTGCCATATTGGTGATATCGCCTGATTGAAACCTATTTCTGTCTTTTTTACTGATGGAAAGCAATTGTGTGTAAATATAAAACATCAGTTTATATGGGATTCTCCAAGCTAGGAGCATTTCCTTTTCAATTTTTTGGGCATGCAAGCTGGTTGCTAAAATATTAAGCAAAAATATAATAACAGCCAAAGACATACTAAAAAATAACTTTTCGTTTGTGGTTGGATTCTGATACAATAAATCTATTAAACGAAAATGTTCCGATGTTTGCTCTAAACTTCTTAAAACTTGGACAGCTGTTAAAGCTGCAAGTAAAGAAGCTGTTACGTCTGTGATATGAATTAAAAACATTTTTGTGAATTGGTTTTTTTCAAATACTATTAATGATTTAAATGGAGATTTTCTTAACAATGGGAGTGCTTGCAGAAATGAAGGATATGGGTCTTTTTTTTGCAAAGTTTCATTAATAAATGGAATTGAGTTTAAATCTTTTTTAGTTGCAGATCGTTTATTTAACTTTAGCATAATACTTGTTACGTCGGAAAAAGATAACTTTTCCCATAATGTAGTTTTATTTTGAGACAAGGTGGTACCTCAAATTTTAGTTAGGAGTTATAAGTGAATTTTTGCTTTAATTTGGATGAAATATCAAGTTTCATTACCAAAGCTGAACTCGGTTTTCTTACTCCAAATGAACATACTTATTTGCAAAAAATGATTGCTGCACAATCAGTAATAAATCAATTTTCAAAAAATTTCAACGAACAGGCTCTGCAATATAATAAATTAGTATCTAAATATTATAAGTGGATTTGTTATTCTTTTGAAAAGAAAAATATTAGTAAAAAAGATTTAACTGAATTACTTCTCTTAAAAAATTCTCTGGAAAAAATAAATTCGTACGAAAAAAATAAAACAAACAATACTGATAAGCCATTATCTTTTTTTTGTAAATTAAATGAATTGGCTAAAATATGGAATTTTAATTTAGAGAAAAATGAAAAATCAATAATTAATTTTCTTAAAATTTTTATGAAAGAAATGTACTATATTCCAGAGTATTTAATTGAAAGTGTTATGCAACTTGTAGTTGAAAGTTGGCGTCCAGTTTTCTTTCCTATAGGGTCAATCTTTACAAAAAAATTTTCTTTAAAAGAAATAGAGGAATACTTTTTTGGAGAAAATTCAAAACCAGACTATCAAACTCATATCATTGATAGAATTGATAGGTTTTTTTCGTTAGTAGGGGTAGGGCATACAAACCATCTATTTCTTTCAAAAAAGAATGATTTTGAATTGTATGAAGCTTCTTTAATTGTCCATGAATTACAGCATATAGTAGATGCAAAACAGCAAAAAATATTACCTGAAGGAATGCATTTAGTTGATCATTTATTTTTAGCAGAAAAAAATGCTTTAAATGCTGAAAGAATATTTTTAAATGGAAATGGAGTGTCCAAAAAAGGGAAATATAATTGGCTTGAAGCTAATTTATTTTATCCTCTTCTTTTATTGAAATGCGAGTTACATTCGTATTTAAATAATGAAATTGATATCATAAATTTTAAATCAATATGTCTATCACATGGAATGGATCCTGTTACATTATCAACTTTATTTGATTGGGGAGCACCTTTTCAAATGGGTATTTATTGTGCCGCTGTGTTAGAGTTAGAACAAAACTGGAAAAAATATATTCAATGAATATTCTAATGAGGGAAATATGGAAAATAATTCTACTAAAGATATTAAGTTACCTTCCATTCCCGATGCCGTTCGGGAATGTCTAGCCCAAATGTATAGTACGGAAGCTGATATCGGCAAATTAGCTAACCATGCTCAAAAAGATGCTGGTATTACATCAAGTATATTAAAGCTTGCAAATTCTTCTGTTTATTCAATGGGGCAATCAACAAGTGATCTAAAAGTAGGAATGACTCGAATTGGTCTTAGTTCGTTAATGCAAATTCTTATTAAATATTCTATTGAAAAGTTATTTGAGTTTGAAGCAATAGATTTTTTTAATGTAAAATCATTTACTAAACATTCTTCTTGGGTATCACAGGTTGCATTTGAAATTGCAAAATTCTTAAAAATCGATGCTTTATCTGATTTATTAGTTGCAGGTTTGCTCCATGATGTTGGTTTACTAGTTAGAGCTATTTCTGACAAAACCTTAATGAAACAAGTGACAGAAAAATGCATAAAAGAGAAAATTGATTTTAATATTGCTGAAAAATTATTAAAACTAGAAGCGCATGAACAGCTAGCTGAAGTTCTGCTGCAAAAATGGCAATTACCTCAAAGTGTAATTACCTTAATAAAGTATCATCATACAGATGAAAAGTTTCGACCTAAGACATTGTCGTCAGAGCAAAATAAATTAATTAATATAATGTGTATAGCAGATATAATTGCCCATCGTTTTGGTAACGCCTTTCAAAACTATCATCGAGATACAAGGGTAAATCAAATTGAACTAGAAAAATTAGGTTTAACTAGTCAAGATATTGGTAATATTGTGAAACATGTAACTCAACAATTACAGTTTTTTTAAAATTATGAAAAAATTTTTAATATTTTTAATTCTTTTTTTTACTCCAAGTATAATTGCAGGTTTTTTATTGTTTAAGTTTTTTCCACAAGATTCCAAGCAATTACTTGATCTTGGGAAAATTAAGTTGGCTGAAAAGGCTCCTTTTGTAAAAAATTATATTGCTCTACCTGCCAAAAAAATAGAAAAAAAACCTGAAAAAAACGATAAACCTGAGAAGAAGGAAATTGTTTTAGTCAATAATTTACAACATTTTACAAATGCGGAAGTGTTTTCTCCCATATGTGGTGAAGAAATTAAAGAAAAATTTAATGAATTTTTCACACAGTGTAATAGTTGCCCAAAATATATTAGTAATAACAATAATAACAATAATAACAATAATAACAATAATTTTATTTATTTTTATGAAACAAGAGGAAAAATATTAAACAAAAATGATGAAGAAGCTTTTGTGATTATGAAAGGATGTAATGAAAATAAAAATTTAGCAACAATTGTTTTATTAAGAAACGGTTATGGAGGTTGGCAAAGAGTTAAACACTATTCTGATATTCAAATTGATAAAGAACCACTTGAATTTTTTGATAGTCATGGCATGCTTATTTTTGTCACGAAAAAAACGATTGTAAATGAAAAAGAACTTAAACAGGAAATATATTCATTTAAAATACAATCCGATAAAATTGAACAAAAGGATTTATTTGCAATTGGGATGGAAAGAACTATGGAATGCCATAATACCTTACAAGGTAGTATTGAAGATCCTATTAAAATTAATGGAAAAACCTTTCAAACAAATCTTGAACTTATAGGTTGTAAAAAAAATGTTTTAAATGGTCCACATAAAGTTACCTTTTCTTTATCTGAAGATAATATCTTTTTTCCTAATAAAGAAACAAATTCTTTAATGACTAAAATAGAAAAATATGGAGAAAATGATGTTCCGTAAATTTTTTTTAGTATTGTTTTTTTGGTTAACAATTATTTTTCAATTAAATTCATTTGCATATGAAGAAAAAGAATCATCTTCAGTTCCTCCTAATGTTGGTTTATCTTTAAATATCTTAGGCCCCTTATTTGGATTATATTCGGCAGGAGTTTCCACTTATGTTTCACCATATGTGCAAATTGGATTATATGGCACTTATTTTGATACCCGTAATATTGATCCTCAAGTCACAGGTTGGCAAAGTCAAATTCGTCTTAATTTATATTTTACTGCTCCTAATGTAAGTGGAATATATTTAGGAATTTTTGGTGGATATGAATCTGTTACTATTAAGAAAAATGATAATAAATCTGATTCATATAATGATTTAATTGGAGGTTTTGTTCCGGGATATAAATGGGCTATGACAAAAAAATTAAATTTATTACTCGGAATAATAATTGGTTACATGTATGGAGACATTCAAGTGAGTCCAGAAATTTCATTTGTTTATTCGTTATAAAAAATATTACTAATTTACTTACTTTTTAATTACTAGGGAATAAAGGAATGAAAAAAATTTTCACAATATTTTATTTATTTTTTTCTTTCACAAGTGAGGCATTGACGCTTAAATTATTCTATCCCGATAAAGATTCTCCCCCCAATCAAATGGGAAACGATGATAAAGTAGCAAAACCTCCAGG of Pigmentibacter sp. JX0631 contains these proteins:
- a CDS encoding HDOD domain-containing protein produces the protein MENNSTKDIKLPSIPDAVRECLAQMYSTEADIGKLANHAQKDAGITSSILKLANSSVYSMGQSTSDLKVGMTRIGLSSLMQILIKYSIEKLFEFEAIDFFNVKSFTKHSSWVSQVAFEIAKFLKIDALSDLLVAGLLHDVGLLVRAISDKTLMKQVTEKCIKEKIDFNIAEKLLKLEAHEQLAEVLLQKWQLPQSVITLIKYHHTDEKFRPKTLSSEQNKLINIMCIADIIAHRFGNAFQNYHRDTRVNQIELEKLGLTSQDIGNIVKHVTQQLQFF
- a CDS encoding C4-type zinc ribbon domain-containing protein translates to MNPSYEIIEQLYRLDIDSGLVTQDQRVAQKELSELAKKSKISEEIISKTRTDMSFNEAELRRLYKKLDDLEERKAERSARLFAAKNDDDHRSLKRELDHVEREIRDTQKKADETENRIEMSKSLFQKAEAELSASTSASEGERRKAQEAETKSAGRLTEINKVRDTYLSRLDDRIAQHYIRVAKITRNPNGPICRVIERACGNCHIGLSPQILNNIARGKSVEFCPNCSHVLLPSSQV
- a CDS encoding ABC transporter ATP-binding protein, which codes for MSQNKTTLWEKLSFSDVTSIMLKLNKRSATKKDLNSIPFINETLQKKDPYPSFLQALPLLRKSPFKSLIVFEKNQFTKMFLIHITDVTASLLAALTAVQVLRSLEQTSEHFRLIDLLYQNPTTNEKLFFSMSLAVIIFLLNILATSLHAQKIEKEMLLAWRIPYKLMFYIYTQLLSISKKDRNRFQSGDITNMAQNDTRFLGDYLSHAMVDFPVLLVSCILVMIIMISTIGKIAWLGFIIISLQIPISIFFTWLGNRLHHEMMRRGDKRLQLVTEWIQGMRLIRYFGWGKHFKQEINEATLSEYKQDLKIAAKYCTAFAITHNWWMVVSSAIFAGVVYLDGQKNASTIFAAIWFSGILGHQITPLPWFVNAWSQALVASKRLKKMYLARIQYEEFPKNLEEKFSLEEKNLINKIIEKKEKMSFSISFSLENVSLKFSESEPYVLNNINLEIPANKTIAIIGPVAAGKSILLQLLMGDLVPTEGTVRFKLLVNENNKITELNCFVHTSTGINILRAIQSYVPQEAFIMNSTIRENIPLKYKTENELYSSEKDIINSLYAASFKSDLTNFSQGLETEIGEKGVNLSGGQKQRISLSRSAFKNSSLIILDDPLSAVDVKTEKELVTNIFLGEWGKEKTILWATHRLEFLKYSDLIIFLENGEICEQGIYKDLIKNKKSRLTQFLAGIENYGRN
- a CDS encoding DUF3575 domain-containing protein; translated protein: MFRKFFLVLFFWLTIIFQLNSFAYEEKESSSVPPNVGLSLNILGPLFGLYSAGVSTYVSPYVQIGLYGTYFDTRNIDPQVTGWQSQIRLNLYFTAPNVSGIYLGIFGGYESVTIKKNDNKSDSYNDLIGGFVPGYKWAMTKKLNLLLGIIIGYMYGDIQVSPEISFVYSL
- the serA gene encoding phosphoglycerate dehydrogenase, whose protein sequence is MEKAVKILITGKLHEVALDLLKNQPPELSVSSPLQIVYLPDAPRDVILKEIVDTNVLISRSETDVDETLLSAGKELRIVARAAVGYGNINCDLATDLGILVVNTPGKNTNSAAELTFGLLLALIRKIPTAHISTSQGGWNRHHFTGTELGGKTIGIVGLGNVGHRVAKFALGFDMRVIAYDPYISDEVFRRNGAERKNTLEELLAECDILSVHVPLNKETKGMITEVELKKMHKGAFVLNAARGGIITEKGLLNALNEGYIAGAGIDTFDNEPKPMADLIKHPNIIVTPHIGASTLEAQFRIGETIAVQVLKALRGEIVDYPVNLPHVSLLGSGDLRAISVLAEKSAHVAAQIFDFHPATLRLTVTGALKQEDLQILKLSTLKGFLAHASDEFVSYVNAERLLAKRGIKIELALKNNSLKNELLIEVFGSGANEKISVGSVLYDGKIARLCSINDFLFEIEPDGDLIIMQNHDRPGVIGDVGSYLAKNNVNIAQFELSRNRRGGMAMSLIRVDGELQSATINGLRKLPNLISARLVSGL
- a CDS encoding ABC transporter transmembrane domain-containing protein, whose amino-acid sequence is MEETKKFIAKESVQQGSIGFAFFKRYFMAMQGVKYFTPVIFILIISASIGESLFRYIVSLWVDKCSNNQCNHEIKFFNELKNWLQHANAEQITTFFFSFCGIVIIIKALDWLVLIGFLSNGARVLHDQMVESFSNVRVTFMDEHPSGRLIRRFSGDYIQAKDEIPNIFADILGTFVELIIITIIVLYQTPFAIFSILPCALFYFRIQKIFKSASREIQRLAKVLETPIWSLFTESVVGFQTIRAYGKTEEFINRLKAIAQDFAKASLLQSRILRWLNIRLKVTSEFFSFTITLIAIYFVTQGKIGIGQAGFLMSLTIGLDSIMQWLTRSLSMIEAKMVSVERIIEYKSLPSEHKNADLEFIPIPPQWPEHGEVNILNLKSSYRDDLPIILNNLTVSFPAGKKIGIIGKTGAGKSTLFQAFYRMVFFHSGEILVDNIDILQLPLEKSREIFAIVPQEPHLFSGSLRYNLDRTQKFTENEIWEALKDVQLADYISNLPGKLNYTVAEKGTNFSVGQRQLICMARAILSKAKIILMDEATASVDLETEKLIQTAIKKAFANKTTIVIAHRLDTLKSADYVVLLGNGRLLDYGRPEQILTKLGNELETHLT